The following is a genomic window from Marinococcus sp. PL1-022.
AAAGTACTGCTCCTCCGGTCGGTGGACCGGAAATGGATGAACCATATCGATCAGATGGACCAGCTCCGACAGGGTATTCACCTGCGGGCCTACGGCCAGAATGATCCGCTTCGGGAGTACAAATTCGAAGGCTTTAACATGTTCGAGGATATGGTGGCGTCAATTGAAGAAGAAGTCGCTACGTACGTAGTCAAATCGGAAGTAAACGAAGAGAACCTGCAGCGCCAGGAAGTCGCTAAAGGAAAAGCAGTGCGCCAGGACGAGCAGGAAGCAGAAGAAGAGCAGCCGAAAAACAAAAAGAAATCAGCGCCGGCAAACGGCAACCGGAAAATGCCGGTGCCGAACAAACGGTAATAAGAAACGAAAAACGGGAGGGACAGGCCCCGAAGTGCTCAGCTTCGGGCTTTTTCCTTGCCACCTACATTCAGAAAGGGGATTTCTTACATGGATATGGCAGAAATTCGAAACGAACTTGAAAATATGGCTAAGCGATTAGCGGACTTCAGGGGGTCTCTTTGACTTCGATGCCAAGAAGGAGCGCATCAGCGAACTCGAAGAAAAGATGACCCACCCCGGCTTCTGGGATGACCAGGACGCCTCCAAAAAAGTTATTGATGAAAATAATGCGTTAAAGAATATTACTGAAGGCTATCGTGTGCTTGAAGAGCAGCATGAAAATCTCGAGGTTTCCTATGAGCTTGTGAAGGAAGAAGACGATGAAGATTTAAAGGAAGAGCTCGAATCAGGCACGAAGCAGCTGAAAAAAGATATTAACGATTTTGAACTGCAGATGCTTCTCAGCGAGCCGTATGATAAAAACAACGCCATCCTGGAGCTGCACCCCGGCGCCGGCGGCACGGAATCCCAGGACTGGGCGTCGATGCTGCTTCGGATGTACACCCGCTGGGCGGAAAAGAAAAACTATACGGTGGAAACCCTGGATTATCTTCCCGGGGACGAAGCCGGCCTGAAAAGCGTCACCATGATGATAAAGGGCTACAATGCCTACGGCTTTCTGAAAGCGGAAAAAGGGGTGCACCGGCTCGTGCGGATTTCCCCGTTTGACTCCTCCGGGCGCCGGCACACCTCATTTGTCTCCTGCGAAGTTATGCCTGAAATGGAAGATTCCGTGGAGGTAGAAGTGCGGACGGAGGATTTGAGAATCGATACGTACCGTGCGAGCGGTGCCGGCGGTCAGCACGTAAACACGACGGACTCCGCCGTGCGGATCACCCACCTGCCGACAAACATCATCGTTACCTGTCAAAACGAACGGTCCCAGCTGAAAAACCGGGACCAGGCGATGAAAATGCTTCGGGCGAAGCTGTATCAGCGCCAGATTGAAGAGCGTCAGCAGGAAATGGATGAGATCCGCGGAGAACAGAAAGAAATCGGCTGGGGAAGCCAGATCCGTTCCTACGTTTTCCATCCGTACAACATGGTAAAAGACCACCGGACGAATGTGGAGATGGGAAACACGCAGTCAGTGATGGACGGCAATCTTGACCCATTCATCGATGAGTACCTGCGTGCAAGCATGAAAGTATAACAGAGGGCACAATCAGCAGCCTGCGTTCGCGCAGGCTCTTTTTACGTCAAACCAAAAGGAGGAAGTGTAATGGTAAACCGAAGAAGAAAACCAATGTCAAAAACGGCGCTGAAATGGGTCAACGGGTTCCAGATCTTTATCGGAACGGCTGTGGTGGCTATTTCATATAACGCTTTTTTACTGCCGAACTCGATCGCCTCCGGAGGGGTAAGCGGTTTTGCGACCCTGCTGGAGGCCTCACTGAATGTAGAACCGGCTATAACGATAGGAATCACCAACGTCCTCCTTTTCATCCTCGGTCTCCTGCTTCTTGGAGGTCTCCAATACGGGGCAAAAACGATAATTGGAACGCTGTTTTTGCCGTTTATTGTTTATTTTACGAGGAACTGGGATATCGGTATTGATGATCCGCTGCTTGGCGCGTTGTTTGGTGGAATCGGAGTGGGCTTTGGGCTCGGACTGGTGTTTCGGGCCAGTGCTTCGACTGGAGGCACGGATCTTTTAGCTCAAATCATTCATAAATACGCTGGTGGGACGCTTGGTACATCGGTTTTTATTATGGACGGACTGATTGTTACGGGCTCGGCATTCATCTTTGGCCTGGAATTCGCGCTGTATGCCCTTATTTCGTTATTTGTTACGGGAAGAACCATTGATGTTGTGCAGACCGGCCTGGGCTATGCCAAGGTGGCGTTTGTGATTACAAAGCATGAAGAAACGGTGCGTAAATCTATTTTAAAAGAAGTGGACCGAGGGGTAACCAAACTCGAAGGACGCGGAGGCTTTACCAATGATGCGCGTCCAGTGCTGATGTGCGTTGTCAACCGTGGTGAAGTTACCCGGCTGAAGCGTGTGATCCAGCTGCAGGATCCCGAAGCCTTTGTGGTTGTGAGCAACGCTTCAGAAGTGCTTGGCCAGGGATTTGAGAATCAGGGTAACTCTGTGTAAAAAAGCGGAAGCGCCAACATTGTGTTTCAGAAACACAGAAGTTCATGCTACACTAAAGAAAAGCGCAGAGCGTTCGTTTATCACCCGGGACGGCTCGCTGTTTTCAGTCGGCTTGAGACGAAGTCGCAAACGATCTGAAAATGCGAATGGACCCGGGTGGTAACGCTCGAAGCTGGACAAAAAGAAAAGCGCAGAGCGTTCGTTTAAAAAAGGAAGTTCGATGAAGGGCGTCACGGTTGTGACACCATCGAACTGACCTGCTTCGCAGGCCCCGGGACGGCTCGCTGTTTTGATTCGGGGAAAGCAGCCTGTGCAGCTGATTCCTCTTTCGTATAGTCTGTGGTTTGATTATGACTTTAATAAAGCTGGAGTGAAATAGATGAAGAAAAACATCAAAGTGACGGCAGCAATTCTGGTCACAGCAGCGGCAGCCGGGACCGGGGGTGCAGCCGTAGGTGCTTCTGTCTGGGGAGGAGATTCGGGAGCGTCCTCCTCCGCCTTGTCCGAATCCGGTTCGGACAGTGGAGCGCAAAACGTGTCAGAAGAGGACTTAAACAAAATCAGTTCAGTGTATGATCTGATTGACTCCGAATACATGAGAGAAGTGGACGATGATGCGTTGGTGCAGGGGGCAATCGAAGGAATGATCGGAGAACTCGATGACCCTCACTCCAGCTACATGAGCGAAAGCACAGCACAGGAATTCACGCAGTCGCTGGATTCGTCCTTTGAAGGCATCGGAGCTGAAGTAAATAAATCCGGGAACGCAGTAACGATCGTTTCTCCAATTGACGATTCCCCGGCAGAAGCCGCCGGCCTGCAGCCGAATGATGATATTTTGGAAATTAACGGAGAAAGCACAGAAAACCTTGAACTTAATGAGGCAGTTCTGAAAATCCGGGGAGAAAAAGGAACGAATGTAAATCTCACTGTCCAGCGTGGAAGCAGCGAGCCCTTTAATGTTGAAGTGGAGCGCGATGAAATTCCGATCGAAACCGTAGAGGGTGAAGTGATCGAGCAGGATGGCGAAAGCATCGGTTATCTGAATATATCGTCATTTTCTGAAAATACAGCCAATGAGTTCGAAACCCAGCTCGAGCAGGTGGAGAGTGAAAACATTGACGGACTGGTGATTGATGTCCGGGGAAATCCGGGCGGTTATTTGAATGCGGTGGAGGATATCGGCAGCATGATTATTCCTGGCGGAGAGCCGATAGTTGAAATTGAAGACCATGAAGGTACGATTTCAGAAGTGACTTCTTCTTTAGAGGAGAACAAGGATTATCCGGTAGTTGGCGTGGTTGATCAGGGAAGTGTATCTGCTTCTGAAATTCTGGCAGCTGCAATGAAGGAGGCCGGAAACTTTGAGCTGGTAGGGCAGACAACCTATGGCAAAGGAACGGTTCAGCAGGTGATGGAGCTAGATGATGGAAGTGACGTGAAGCTCTCTGTCTCTAAATGGCTGACGCCGGAAGAAAACTGGATTAATGAAGAAGGCGTGGAACCGACCATTGAGCAGGAGCAGCCCGATTATTTCCAGGCATCTATTTTATCCATTGATGAAGCCCTGGAGCCGGATACGACGGGTGAAAATATTGCCACTGCACAGACGCTCTTAAAAGGAGCCGGATTCGATCCGGGACGTGAGGACGGGTACTACAGCGAAGAAACAGAAGCGGCAGTACAGGATTTCCAGGAGGAACAGAAGGATCTGGAAGCCACTGGGACGCTGACGCCGGAAACAGCAGACGCGCTGAATGATTTAGTGCTTGAAAAAGTCCAGAACAGAGACAATGACAAGCAGCTGCAGCGCGCGCTTGATACAGTCACAGAACAATAATTGAAAGCTGAATGATGCTGGTGGCCGGGGCATGCCCGGTCCGAAGAAAAGGAGGAAATAGTGGATGCAGGGAATAATCGGTGAAATTGGTCCTGCGTTAGCGTGGTTTTTTCTGAACCCGCTGACTTACATAATGATAGCAGCCATGCTTATGATTGGTTATCTTCGGGTGAAAAGAGAACGAAAAATGTTTCATGCAAAAATGTATCCAATGCTGATGGAATTAACAATGAGTGTTATTCCGGCGATAGTAATCGCTGCTTTTGTCTCGGTCATCACCATTGTTACGGGCATTTCACTGCCTCTTGGAGCAGTCCTGCTTGCGATGGTGATCAGTGCCCTGCTGGCAGTGTCAGGCCTGCACCGCTGGCTGACCGCTCTGCACGTATGGGGTACGGCATTTTTAGCCGCTCTGGCACTTGATGCTGCCGGGATCACAGTACCGTTTTTCTCTGCCGGAGCCTGGCTCGGAAACGGCTTTGATGCTTTTTCTCTGATGGTCTGGCTCGCAGTGCTCACGCTCGCGGAAGGAATACTGATTGTCTGGAACGGTACAAGGTTTTTTTCTCCCCTTCGGACGGTCAGCCGCCGCGGCAAGCCAATTGGCGGCCAGATTACGCACCGTATCTGGATGCTCCCGGTATTTCTGTTTATCCCGGGAAGTGCTGTTGAAGCGGGAGGCTGGTGGCCGCTCCTTCCGGGCGGAGCTGCTTTTTCCCTTCTTTTGCTTCCGGCAGTGATCGGCATACGTATGAAAACCTTCGACCGTCTGGCGTCTGTACAGGTGCGGTTGGCCGGCTGGTGGGTCGTGCGGATCGCTATTCTTGCCGGCGCTGGTGCAGCACTTGCCTATTTTTACAGTGGATGGATTATTCCAGTAATTGCGGCTGTCCTGATTTTGCTGCGGGAATGGGTAACCATTGCGGCCGGCAGTTCAGCTAAAAGCAATTTTCTTTATACGCTCCGCGGCGACGGAATATCCGTACTCGCTGTTCTGCCGGAGTCGCCGGCAGACCGGATGCATATTAAAGCAGGTGAAGTCATCCGGCGGGTGAACAGCGAAAAGGTATATGATGAAGCGAGCCTCTACCGGGCAGTGCAGAAAAATTCCGCCTACTGCCGGCTGGACGTGGAGGATATTAACGGAGAGCTCCGCCAGGCGCAGGCAGCGCTTTACAGCAATCAGCACCATCAGCTTGGAATATTAATGATCAATAAAGAACGAACGGCCCCGGAAAGCATCCATACGGCCCAGTAAAACAGAACCCTCTGCCGGGTTCTGTTTTTTGTATAGGTCGGGGAAAATGTCATTTTCTTTGCATTTACAGGGGAGTGGAGTACAATAATAATAGCGAATATACGTTCGTTTTTGTGTTGTTTCTTTCCAATCTTCATGTGGTATAGTAAATAGACATATGACCGGAACGCAGACAGGAAGTGAGGGACTAATATGAACGAAACATTTGAACTGGCGAGTAGATATAATCCGGCCGGCGACCAGCCGCAGGCGATTGAAAAGCTGGTTCAAGGGTTAAAGGACGGAAAAAGATACCAGACGCTGCTTGGGGCGACAGGGACCGGGAAAACGTTTACAGTATCCAATGTGTTAACAGAAGTAAACCGGCCGACGCTTGTTATGGCGCACAATAAGACGCTTGCCGGGCAGTTATATAATGAATTTAAAGAAATGTTTCCAAATAATGCAGTAGAATATTTTGTGAGCTATTACGACTACTATCAGCCGGAGGCCTACGTACCGCAGACAGACCAGTTTATCGAAAAAGACGCGAGCATTAATGATGAAATTGACAAACTAAGGCACTCGGCGACGAGCGCCTTATTTGAGCGGGAAGACGTTATTATCGTGGCCAGCGTTTCCTGCATTTATGGTCTCGGCTCGCCGGAGGATTACAGGGATCTGATGCTGTCACTCCGGACGGGTATGGAGATCGAACGGGATCAGATTCTCCGGAAGCTCGTGGACATTCAATACGAGCGCAACGACATTAATTTCGTGCGCGGAACGTTTCGCGTGCGCGGTGACGTGGTCGAAATTTTCCCGGCATCAAGAGAAGAGCACTGCATTCGTGTTGAAATGTTTGGCGATGAAATCGACCGGATCACCGAGGTGGACGCTCTGACCGGCGAAGTTATCGGTGAACGTTCACATGCTGCCATTTTCCCGGCATCCCACTTTGTGACGAGGGAAGAAAAAATGGAGCGGGCCATTAAAAATATTCAGCAGGAGCTTCAGGAGCAGCTTGAAAAGTTCCGGGCAAACGGCCGGGAGCTTGAAGCGCAGCGGCTTGAGCAGCGAACCAATTACGACCTCGAAATGATGCAGGAGATGGGCTTTTGCTCCGGGATTGAAAACTATTCGAGGCATCTGACCTTCCGGAATCCCGGAGATGCGCCGTATACATTGATTGACTATTTTCCGGATGATTTTTTACTCGTGGTGGATGAGTCCCACGTTACGCTTCCGCAGGTGCGCGGCATGTACAACGGGGACCAGGCCAGAAAGCAGGTGCTCGTGGACCACGGCTTCCGGCTTCCGTCCGCGATGGACAACCGTCCGTTGAAATTTGATGAATTTGAAGGGCGGATCAACCAGGCGATGTTTATTTCCGCAACGCCGGGTCCGTATGAGCTCGAGCACGCTCCGGAAGTCATTGAACAGATTATCCGGCCGACCGGGCTGCTCGACCCGACAGTGGAAGTGAAGCCGATTGAAGGACAAATCGATGACTTGATTGGGGAAATCCATGAGCGGCGGGAGCAAAATGAGCGGGTGCTCGTGACGACGCTCACGAAGAAAATGGCAGAGGATTTGACCAACTATTTAAAAGAGCTCGGTATCCGGGTAAAGTATCTGCACTCGGACATTAAAACGCTCGAGAGGATCGACATCATCCGCCAGCTCCGCCTAGGCCAGTTTGACGTTCTGGTCGGCATCAATCTTCTCCGGGAAGGGCTGGATATTCCGGAAGTGTCACTGATTGGCATTCTGGATGCAGATAAGGAAGGCTTTCTGCGCGCGGAGCGCTCCCTTATCCAGACAATGGGGCGTGCTGCCCGGAACGACCGCGGGCATGTTATTATGTACGCAGACAAAATGACGCGTTCGATGGACGTGGCTATCAGTGAAACGAACCGCCGCCGCGAGATCCAAATAGCGCATAACGAAAAATACGGCATTACACCGAAAACGATCCAAAAAGAAATCCCTGCCCTCATTCAGGCAACGGTCAGCTCAGAGGATTCATCCGATATTGATAAACCAGCTCTTGATAAAATGAGCAAGACGGAGCGGAAAAAAGTAATTGACCAAATGGAAGACGAAATGAAACAGGCAGCCAAAGACCTGCAGTTTGAACGCGCAGCGGAACTGCGCGATATGGTATTAGAACTTAAAGCGGAAGGATGACCAACGAATGGCAGCAGATAATATTAAGATTCAGGGGGCGAGGTCCCACAATTTAAAAAATATTGATGTGACAATTCCGAGGGACCAGCTGGTCGTCATGACTGGATTATCCGGCTCCGGGAAATCTTCGCTTGCCTTCGACACAATTTATGCTGAAGGGCAGCGCCGGTATGTCGAATCATTGTCGGCTTACGCCCGTCAGTTTTTGGGACAGATGGAAAAGCCGGACGTCGATTCCATTGAAGGGCTCTCCCCGGCGATATCAATTGACCAGAAAACAACAAGCAAGAACCCGCGCTCGACGGTCGGCACCGTGACGGAAATTTATGACTACCTGCGCCTTTTATTTGCACGGGTCGGTACGCCTTACTGCCCGTACCATCATGTGCCGATTACCTCCCAGACTATTTCCCAGATGGTCGACCAGATGATGGCTTATGCTGAACGGACGAAAATGCAGATTCTCGCTCCGGTCATTGCCGGCAGAAAGGGAGAGCATGTGAAGGTGATGGATCAGCTGAAGCAAAAAGGGCTGGTGCGTATTCGCGTGGACGGGGAAATGCGTGATATTGGAGAAGAAATCAAGCTCGAAAAAAATAAAAAGCACGATATTGAAGCAGTCGTGGATCGTATCGTCATTAAAGACGGTGTGGAGACCCGGCTGGCGGACTCCCTGGAGACGGCCCTCGAGCTCGGGGAAGGGAAGGTGCTGATTGACGTTGTCGGTGAGAAGGAA
Proteins encoded in this region:
- the prfB gene encoding peptide chain release factor 2 (programmed frameshift) produces the protein MDMAEIRNELENMAKRLADFRGSLDFDAKKERISELEEKMTHPGFWDDQDASKKVIDENNALKNITEGYRVLEEQHENLEVSYELVKEEDDEDLKEELESGTKQLKKDINDFELQMLLSEPYDKNNAILELHPGAGGTESQDWASMLLRMYTRWAEKKNYTVETLDYLPGDEAGLKSVTMMIKGYNAYGFLKAEKGVHRLVRISPFDSSGRRHTSFVSCEVMPEMEDSVEVEVRTEDLRIDTYRASGAGGQHVNTTDSAVRITHLPTNIIVTCQNERSQLKNRDQAMKMLRAKLYQRQIEERQQEMDEIRGEQKEIGWGSQIRSYVFHPYNMVKDHRTNVEMGNTQSVMDGNLDPFIDEYLRASMKV
- a CDS encoding S41 family peptidase, whose protein sequence is MKKNIKVTAAILVTAAAAGTGGAAVGASVWGGDSGASSSALSESGSDSGAQNVSEEDLNKISSVYDLIDSEYMREVDDDALVQGAIEGMIGELDDPHSSYMSESTAQEFTQSLDSSFEGIGAEVNKSGNAVTIVSPIDDSPAEAAGLQPNDDILEINGESTENLELNEAVLKIRGEKGTNVNLTVQRGSSEPFNVEVERDEIPIETVEGEVIEQDGESIGYLNISSFSENTANEFETQLEQVESENIDGLVIDVRGNPGGYLNAVEDIGSMIIPGGEPIVEIEDHEGTISEVTSSLEENKDYPVVGVVDQGSVSASEILAAAMKEAGNFELVGQTTYGKGTVQQVMELDDGSDVKLSVSKWLTPEENWINEEGVEPTIEQEQPDYFQASILSIDEALEPDTTGENIATAQTLLKGAGFDPGREDGYYSEETEAAVQDFQEEQKDLEATGTLTPETADALNDLVLEKVQNRDNDKQLQRALDTVTEQ
- the uvrB gene encoding excinuclease ABC subunit UvrB encodes the protein MNETFELASRYNPAGDQPQAIEKLVQGLKDGKRYQTLLGATGTGKTFTVSNVLTEVNRPTLVMAHNKTLAGQLYNEFKEMFPNNAVEYFVSYYDYYQPEAYVPQTDQFIEKDASINDEIDKLRHSATSALFEREDVIIVASVSCIYGLGSPEDYRDLMLSLRTGMEIERDQILRKLVDIQYERNDINFVRGTFRVRGDVVEIFPASREEHCIRVEMFGDEIDRITEVDALTGEVIGERSHAAIFPASHFVTREEKMERAIKNIQQELQEQLEKFRANGRELEAQRLEQRTNYDLEMMQEMGFCSGIENYSRHLTFRNPGDAPYTLIDYFPDDFLLVVDESHVTLPQVRGMYNGDQARKQVLVDHGFRLPSAMDNRPLKFDEFEGRINQAMFISATPGPYELEHAPEVIEQIIRPTGLLDPTVEVKPIEGQIDDLIGEIHERREQNERVLVTTLTKKMAEDLTNYLKELGIRVKYLHSDIKTLERIDIIRQLRLGQFDVLVGINLLREGLDIPEVSLIGILDADKEGFLRAERSLIQTMGRAARNDRGHVIMYADKMTRSMDVAISETNRRREIQIAHNEKYGITPKTIQKEIPALIQATVSSEDSSDIDKPALDKMSKTERKKVIDQMEDEMKQAAKDLQFERAAELRDMVLELKAEG
- a CDS encoding PDZ domain-containing protein, yielding MQGIIGEIGPALAWFFLNPLTYIMIAAMLMIGYLRVKRERKMFHAKMYPMLMELTMSVIPAIVIAAFVSVITIVTGISLPLGAVLLAMVISALLAVSGLHRWLTALHVWGTAFLAALALDAAGITVPFFSAGAWLGNGFDAFSLMVWLAVLTLAEGILIVWNGTRFFSPLRTVSRRGKPIGGQITHRIWMLPVFLFIPGSAVEAGGWWPLLPGGAAFSLLLLPAVIGIRMKTFDRLASVQVRLAGWWVVRIAILAGAGAALAYFYSGWIIPVIAAVLILLREWVTIAAGSSAKSNFLYTLRGDGISVLAVLPESPADRMHIKAGEVIRRVNSEKVYDEASLYRAVQKNSAYCRLDVEDINGELRQAQAALYSNQHHQLGILMINKERTAPESIHTAQ
- a CDS encoding YitT family protein yields the protein MVNRRRKPMSKTALKWVNGFQIFIGTAVVAISYNAFLLPNSIASGGVSGFATLLEASLNVEPAITIGITNVLLFILGLLLLGGLQYGAKTIIGTLFLPFIVYFTRNWDIGIDDPLLGALFGGIGVGFGLGLVFRASASTGGTDLLAQIIHKYAGGTLGTSVFIMDGLIVTGSAFIFGLEFALYALISLFVTGRTIDVVQTGLGYAKVAFVITKHEETVRKSILKEVDRGVTKLEGRGGFTNDARPVLMCVVNRGEVTRLKRVIQLQDPEAFVVVSNASEVLGQGFENQGNSV